A region of the Montipora foliosa isolate CH-2021 chromosome 8, ASM3666993v2, whole genome shotgun sequence genome:
ttggactgtgaatccatttgcgatcctcctgggggtgatacgttgttggctcaagggatctattTATCTGTAGtggttgaccaaacgataaactcccaacagaaggatccaaaaggatgaaCGTTGTCTCCTCTGTTAGTATTTAAAGTTTTGCAACTGGCCGGTCgtatcaaatcaaacaaaaccttGGATGCAATTCGACTGGAATTATTtacttaaggctggtttccaaatAGTCGTCCCTGTCGCTAGAATCGTCTCTGTCGCTTGAAAAGAGCTTCCCGTGGTGAAAAACGACAGATGCGATTGAAGCGATTCTTGCGATACCTTGGTTTCCATTAAATCGTTTGTATCGGATCAAACGATAAAAAAGACTGGCACTAGGAATTTTTTTTGCCGactaaatcaaaatttaaatggcGGCAGTCAATCGAAGAACAAAACTTTTGGCTTGTTATTTGCTTCTCCGTGTTATTttgcgaagaagaagagagagagaacaTCGAAGAAAGCATAGGTTTTGGGTTCGGCCGATATTCCCTTCCCGGCCCAGAAGGCACGCTTTTCACTTTCTTCAGATAGCGTGTATAACTAGTTCGAATGTTCTTATACTTCTTCTCGGCTTCCTCTGCAGTAAGACCGAATTTCTGGCCAATCGTTTCTCAGGCGTTTTCTCTGGTTCTTCTGTTCTTATAATCCGTCGAAAATTTGTTATAAAGACATTCATACCGCTGTATTTCTTCCATAAATGTAGAGGTGTTATTCGAGTTGCTTGCCGTCATTTTGAAGCGTATATATGGACGTGAAGTAAGCAATTATGGGATATGTCCCAACGCTTCTGTCGCTTCTATCGTTTGAACCCGGTTTCCATTAAAAATATGCGATCGCTTGAGAGTCTTTTCCGGTCGTCTCTGTCGCAAGGATAGAACTCGAGTCTATCTCGGACGACTGATCGTTTCTGTCGCAAGGATCGTCCCGGGATCGTCCCGGGTGATCGCTAGagcgtttccatatgatcgtcccTGTCGCTTCcaaaaatttgaagcgacagaGACGATTGTAACGACAGGGACGACTATATGGAAACCGGGCTTTAGCCTCCTGCAACACATGCAAAGTGCAGTATGTTGGTTCGACTTCCAATGCATTTAAAGTCAGGTTAAGAAACCACAAATCcgacatgaaaagaaacaaaaaatcgtgcgagcttgccattcatttcaataaatttcctcACAACCTTTCGGacttcaatttcattgtcattgagaagaTAATGAACACTGATGGAGATTTAGATAACACTTTATTAAACTGGGAGGGTTATTGGGCGGCACAATTGCGCACACTGCAGCCTTTTGGCCTCAATAAGCGCTGTGAATTCCGTTCAAAAAAacggatcaatttcaatgttccataaaaggcttttttgtttccattatagtcccatctaatttgtagtcggtattacataaatagattgaatcacttgcataactctagattttattattacatcattacttttgttttagtgatcAAGCTTTAGTcttgtattgtaccatacaatCTACTACTTTATTGTATTgccattgttagtctttcagagactatatagtctccactgctgtaataattaggccattttatccttagatttttaacttgtactctattttaaaaaaattttaactgacgaaggccgaagggccgaaacgtttttattaaatttcctggaccttcgagaagttttgtcttcctctccagtttatatgcaactctctctctctctctctctctctctctctctctctctctctctctctctctctctctctctctctctctctctctctctctctctctctctctctctctctctctctctctctctctctctctctctctctctctctctctctctctctctctctctctctctctctctctctctctttctctctctctctctataacatttcccaaatttcaattttgctttcttttttgagttgagtgttgtatttcgtcagcaaaatttcggcattcgattgtgttccacaaggtgatcttttagtcgctttttggcctctttctttttaactaacgatgtttttgagggcattttgtttttcgaaggcgttccttttcttggttctggaacggtcctctctttaaaagcgagaacagattgttcctcttttttgtgttccttttgatgaaatcggaacgtgctttcatactatttgggaacaaaatggtccttaattgctaaaaggggaaccaattgttccgagttccgaatcccgagcggaacaaattggtccttaatggatgatttgggaactattgttcctaaacatttgttccttttgataacatgggaacgtgattttataaagatacggaacaaaatggtcctttattgttaaaaagacaaccaattgttccgaattcctaatcccaagcggaacaaattggaccttaatgggtgatctgggaactacaccttttgctgttcattcacgcaaaagatacattcatttacgtcaaaagtcgaaactacgttcattagcacttccatgaacttcaataacgcgaacgaactttcaataacgcgaacgaactttcaataacgctatttgcatgtGAATTAACATTCTATAGCATCAACGGATGtacaattgcacctttggacaatcaaagataacaaatatacttttaatctcgcgcaatggttaatcattagcACTAATAGAAAAGCAATTGCATAgtatgacaatcaatggcgtcaTAGAAacataaaataatcaatttgcatagagacgcacaatcaattgcacctccatacaatcgtttattcgaaatgcgtaaatgcgtaaatgaacagtaaaaggtgtatagttccaacaaaatgtgttcctatctacgacatgggaaccaattgttccgagttccgaattccgagcggaacaatttagttctttaggtgcggtttcgtaactattgttcctaaaaatgtgttccttttgataacatgggaacgtgttttttttttttataaaaatacggaacaaaatggtcctttagagttaaagtggaaccagttgtcccgagttccgaattccgagcggaacaaattggtcctccATGCATGCttcgagaactattgttcctaaaaatgtgttccctTTTAACAGGAataaggatggcacagtcgtttagtacgcggccttggtgcaagaggtcctgagttcgattcccggatctcgcatccttgtttcgatttctttcctttccgtgtagctaagtagctttaaataaattccgagcagaacaaattggaccttaatggatgatttgagaacgattgttgctaaaaatgtgttccttttgataacatgggaaccaattgttccgagttccgaattacgagcggaacaaattggtcctcaATGCATGCttcgagaactattgttcctaaaaatgtgttcctttctatcaaatgggaaccaattgttccgagttccgaatcacgagcggaacagattggtcctttatctgtgatataaaatcaaattgtaccaataacgcgttaatcctttgtcattatttgaagagcatttgttcctactcgtgatttgccaaaaggctttatcgtttcgttttgcgacaagaggAACGTTTGTTCTACATTGCGTGTTTTTTGCAGAGCTttgcttttattgctcattttctgtccttttgtcagctgttcctaaggaacaattgttccctttttagctgttaccgttgGATCGCGTTTGTAGCCATAATCATATGTATGTCATAATGATGCGTGCAATGAAAgagtaactgaaatgacaataatccaaaacattttacgaatagcgatttatgggcgcgttgcgtcaaattcaaaaatgcacaacacttctcttgctggttccgattggttagttccgttgttataaaatcggcttttgttgaatgagacaaacgaacgcactcttttaaatgcattcatttcctctcactacgaaaaaatgagtaaagcaaacaagattgagtggtctactatcgatggtgcattgcctaaaccaaaacgtcttcacTTAGAAAAAGACGACGtcgacagtttgtaccattgcccgatccaactgtgcgaacacgaaggatttcaaagccaacgcgggtgcaggaaacacgtcaacaacaagcatagttggttcttttatttcgacgaaaaaccCCGCGTAGACTCGAAGCttgccgcaaactcttcaaaagtgccaacgaaatcgtgcgcctcgagtacagttgttgaCGATGTATCGTCGTCTAGTACGCGATTCAAACCCGGCGCTAGATCAATGCCGTCCTTCTCAACTTCCAGTCAAATAGGCGAGCAATTTGCGACTTGGCTTTCTGGaagtggcggcggttacaagaaagaacgtcccgctcagcaaattgtcaacagatgcttgaaatttctcaagttttgctgcgaagaggaggaggaattaaatgtcgaagtcatggattttagcctgtgatctccaagcctgttgtttaagttgattgactatttacaagaggagtgcaagctcggacatggcgggagattgggttacatagatgccatttcggagttaatcgacttcagaaaggtcaacggtgcatcggatggagttcttagaaaattatctgccacggaattgtacatcaaaagagcgcgcaagacagtggcgaagatgatgagattgcaatggacgcaagatctcgatgtcgaatcgttagaggccaggggtcattgggcaagcatggaagaactgttagaagtcgtgtcttttcacttgcctcgctacgaacaaatcgtgaaaacgtgtcaaaatgaccccgggcaagtgaatccctccgacctgacatttgcaaccaaatttttggccacctacttgttcatcaaggtgaaaggatcgcgtcccatgacttatcaATATCTGACAGTTGAcatggtaaaggcagcaaaggcGAACGGcggtttcatcgatcagaaaacctttaagaCTGCGGGAAAATACGGATTTGACTCTGTCATCTTGACAGATACgagcatgcaaatactcgacggcTACCTTAAtttcgtgaggcctttgctcaaaccccagtctgactttgttttggtcaccaaaaacggaagccaacagagcaaattgggcaacgagaGTTGGTCTTCGACGctattggcaaatacattcaccccacgcGCTATCGCCAAATCGTCGAAACGCAAAGTGTTCACGCGCTCGACGACAAAGAGCAACAAGTTTTGTCCAAAGACCAAAAACATAGctctgtcgttgccaaagtgcactatcagaagcggagatcgcgcgaagttgccGTAAAGGCCCACGATGTCTTCAAAAATTGCAGGGCACCAAAGGCTCGGAGGTTTTTTTTGGGACCTGGGTCGAGTAATGGCGGCATAAAGACGTGCGTTGCTGTCGCCCGCCCATTTTTCTGCCCTATTTTGGCAAATGGCCGTTTATTTTGGTCAATTtctcagcaaaagaaaaaccagATCTTCAGCTTCCTCCGACGAGTCAAGTCTTTCGccggaaataaaaaaaaccaagcaGTACTCCTCGCCAACGCACCACGAAGACGAAATAATGACAGCTCTCAGTATGACACAAGATGTTGGTGCAACTCTGCAAGCAATCCTAGCAAAACTGGAAAAGCTTGATTCAATAGAATCAGCCGTGAAGAAGATTGAAGCCAATCTCGAGAACTTAGAGAAACGAACCCAAAGGCTAGAAGATCTCCAAACAACAACGAATAAAGATATTGACGACCTAAAAGAAGGAATCAACTTTACCGGACAACAACTGAAGGAAAAGACAGAAGCTGCGGAGAAAGCGCATCGACTCTACGAAACTCAATTAGCAGAGCTGACGACAAAATGCCAGAAAACTGAGGTTCTGCTAGAGGAGGTCCACACTAAAAATCTTTACTTAGAAGCCTACTCTCGCCGGGAGAACATTAAATTCACCAACATAGTAGAATCGACAGAAATAGGCGACCGCTCTGGTGAAAACACCGAAGAAGTTCTTCGAAATTTTTTGGAACGGGATCTCGGTTACAGGGATGCAAGGAGCGTAGAAATCCAGCGAGTACATCGGATCGGTAAAAGCAAAGATGGAAATCCGCGTCCTATTCTAGCCCGTTTCCTCAGGTACAAAGACTGTGAGCAGATCTTTAAACTTGGTCACCGACTTAAAGGCACTAACTTCCAAATGTTCCGAGACCTTCCCAGGGATATCATTACCCGAAGAAAAGTACAGATGGATGCTTTTAAAGATGCCAGACGAAATGGAGTTGCTGCCTCCTTCAGCCAGTCGCAACCAGACAAACTGTATATTAAAGGTAAATTGTGGCCCGTCGGGCAAAAATTTACTGTCTAACCCACATAAAATAACTTTGTTCAGATTGACCTGCAAATTTCTTCAAAGGTTtcgcagtttctttttttttttattgccaaTATGCGTTTAACTAATTAGAGGCGGTCGACAGCTTAAATAGTCTATCAGAGCTACAGGCTTTTTCTCTTGTTTACTGTAGCAAGATGCCTAATTTCTCAACCAAAAGTCTTTtagtaattttattcaatttgtgTGTGTTTTCGTTGTACTGTCTCCAGGGCATAGCAATCTATCTCATCAACAATAGCTTGAAGGCATGTGGTCATTTAGATATCTTTTATTGTGAAAATGCAAAACCGTCAACTCCGTTTCTTTCATCACTCACAATACAACAGATTTGAAAATAGTTTCCCTTAATGTCAGGGGATTGGGAAACAATGCCAAAAGAAAAGAGGTGTTTAACTGGCTGAGAGTAAAAAAGAAATCTATTTATATGCTGCAAGAGGTCCATTGTTCTCAAGAAACTACTGATAAATGGACTTGTGAGTGGGGATATAAAGCGCTTTTCAGCTGCTGCAGCAGCAACAAAGCAGGGGTTGGTATTCTTTTCAACAATAACTTCAATTGTCAGATCCACAAGGTTTTCTCGGATCCGAATGGTCGCTTTTTAATATGTGATATCGTTGCTGATAGCAAGCGTCTGACTGTGGCTAACATCTACGCTCCGAATGAAGACGATCCAAACTTCTTTCAGGTTTTCTTCGATCATTTATCAAACTTTAAATGTGAGGAAATTATAATTGGTGGGGACTTTAACTTAGTTCTTGAAGTTGAAAAGGATAAGAGGGGTGGCCTTGCCAGAACACACAAGAATGCCTTAAAAGTGATTCAAGACTTCTCTGAAAATCTTGGTTTGATTGATATTTGGagacttttcaacccggagaccaAGAGATATACTTGGCGACAAAACCAACCAGTCATACACTGTCGACTTGATTTTTTTCTAGTCAGTGAATCATCCTCATGTGATGTGACCCATGCAGATATTCTTCCTGGCTTCAAAACGGATCATTCGATGATTACTCTTAATGTAGCTTTACACTCGAACCCTAGAGGCAAAGGTTTTTGGAAATTGAACACGTCTCTTCTAAGCGAAATGAGATATGTCcaagaaattaaaacagtaaTTGAAAACACTGTGAACCAATACAAAGAAGACATCTCGGTGAACCCAGCCCTACTCTGGGAGATGATCAAATTAAAGGTGCGAGAGAAATCAATATCCTATGCTGCATACAAAAACGTGACAACAAGAAAACGCGAAGAAATGTTGGCTTTTTAAAAGAAGTATTAGAAATTTGGGCAGAAGTTAACTTTGAACCAGAAATAGCATCGAAAAATCACTTTCTGGACCAACAACTTTGGCATAACTCCTTAATAAAGATAGCCaacaagacaattttttttcaaaattggttCAATAAGGGAATAACTCGGGTGAAGCATCTTTTAGGATCGGACAACAACTTTCTCTCGCTAAGTGATTTTCGCTGTAAGTATGAAATTGACCCTCGCCCTCTCAGCTTCTACGGATTAATATCCGCTGTTAAGTCTATTCGGTTCGATTCAAATTTTCAAGATCTACAGAACACCGACCACGAAAAGGAGCCACTTACAACAAGAATTTTACAAGTCAAAAAAGCAACTACcttaatatataaaaaattgaTCAGTATCAAGAGCTTAACCCCCGAGTCAAGTCAAAAAAAATGGCTACAGGATTGTGACCTACCAACAAATGACAACATAAATTGGACTGCTGCTTATATTTTAGCTAAACAATGCACAAAGAGCACTAAGCTAATAGAGTTCCAGTTTAAATTCTTACATAGACGCGTATCAACCAATAACTTCTTATTTAGAATAGGTCTAAAGGGCGATGAAAACTGCAGCTTTTGTCACACCTCCTCTGAGTCACTTATTCATCTTTTTGGACGTGCAGCCACACATCTCACTTTTGGAATAAACTTACTGAATGGCTGATAAACCTAAATGTACTTCCTAGGGATTATGCTTTGACAAATACTACTGCTTTGGGTCTGAGGCCAGATATCTCTCAATTCGCACTTCTTATAAATTATTGCTTTCTCTTAGCACGATATCACATATGGCTCGCTAAGACAAAAGAAGGCCATCCAAATCTTACACATTTCATACGCACTTTAAAATCACGATatgaaatagaaataaaaagtgGAGACACAAAGAAATGGAAACCTCTTGCAGGATATATGAGGATCTGATTAATATTAGTATATTTCTTCACCTATCTGTATTTATCTCCTACCCATTAGTTTCTTTCAAATCTCCTGTCAGGTGCATATCTTACATTACCTGCAGTGAACCACATGCCTTTACCCTGTTTTTGATGCCTCCATAGTGCAACTTCAAGCTGTAATGATAATTatctatttttcttctttttttttttctttgcccttTGTCGTCACTGCATGTGTTAGTAGTACTGTCTTCACTGTATTTGTTAGTCGTGTAGATTTGTTAGTCGTTGTAATTCAAACACTGTTAAAATTAGAGTAATATCATGTAAATAGAGCTAGTGCTGTAAGTAGTCAGTGTACTGTTCGTAAGCATTGTATTCTCTTGTATTGTtgcaaataaaggaaaaaaaaaaaaaaaaaaaaaaaaaaaaggctcggAGGTGGATATGGAAGTGGACACTAGATTTGGCAGCTCGAGTTCCACGGTCACTTTTGAGCCTCCAACCTTTGAATGTGCACGATCAGAAAATGCATGGCACAAACTCGATACCCCGCCCCACTCGAGTCAGGGCCGTCCTCGtcgaccgttgagatttacGACAGACGAGGACGAGTTTCTAAAGACGGGTATCGCTAAGCACGGATTTGGACAATGGACTGCCATTTTGAGACACTGGAAAATttggaccatttacagacttcataaaatgtctgtaaataataaatttacagactttaacacttaacgccataaatataaaatctttgtaaatttattttacagatattttacagagttttgttgagtaaagctctataaaatgtctgtaaaatgtttataaattattggagctacaacaagaggaaatacttgaaatttacagactttataaaatcttgcaaaaatgtctataaatcgaaaatttacaaagattttacgccgtttggtcatgtctcataaaatgtctgtaaattgcgCTCTATCATCATGCGTGTCCTGTCTAAGTTACCAAATGGTTTTGGATCTGTATGCTCTGTTCACGATGATTTTGAGTGTCGAATATTTATTACCTAATTAAATTATGTGGGAAACTGTTGAATTAGCCCTGCATGTTGCACTGAGTTCGGTTTATCAAAAGTTCGCCGGTTGCAACCTATAAAATGCCTATCGGTATGTGTTTTAATAGTTCGACTTGGATCAAGTCTTAGGCCCTGttgatatggagaaaagttgtcctcGGAAGATGATCACCCTCCCAGCGGGGTCTTTAGCTAGCGTTTATGTGAGAAAAGAACTAACCTGTTTCCCTGAGTCAAGAGCTGCCCGGTTCACTTTCGATCATCAGGAGACTGGGAAGATAGTACTCGTGCATTCTCTCATCATCTTGCCTCGACCAAGTTGACTCCACTGAGCGAGCCAAAGTGTTTACATGGAATAAAGTTGGCCTGGCTAGGAGGGCGACCCTACCGTTGACAAAGGGTGACCCGGCTAGGTGGGTTTTCCTTCTAGCCGAGCCATTTTTTTCCTCATGTAAACAGTTTACTTAAACCACATTTTATAGGgaaatgtaggaaaagttggctgGTCCAGGGTAACTCTGGTAAGCGAGTGACCCTTCTTCCCGGGACaatttttctccatataaacgggTACTTAGGGCCTCACAAGATTAGACCGTTTTAATTGTTTACAACAATTGCAAAGGccataaaatctatgtaaattgacacaacccggccataaaatagtttttttgtgtaaatttcatgtaaattgctgggatgaatcatgcaaataacatgtaaatcaaagCCTTTGTGATATAGGAGTCCCAGCATAGAATGAGATTGAGAAAGTAATGTAGGctagtaagcagactttaccatgctccttgaaaaaagaaaaaaaaaatagcattggtATTAATCGTGCAGGTTTCAGTCAATTAACGTGGGTGCTTTCATAGCCCGTAGCTGCAGGTGAGAATTACTACATGTACTTATGAAGTAATGATCGAAAATCCGgcagccatatttgttattctaaatgattagtatccagtctcttgagaaaaacagaaaaggaaatctcaaaaggaacacacttTCCCCCGTTCCATATTATGATTGAGGAAATTTGCTCTGCACCTTTAAAGCAGAAAATTCTCCCCGGTTTTCCACCCAAAATGAAAGCGCCCCAGGAATCGCACTGGGCTCGCAACGGGTTGTGATTGGATGTTGGCACAAAGAGAAGGATTGTggacatttcacaataattacatgatgcaacaactttgtccgccattatgaATTTCCCCGCCgcaaagactctgggaacgagatcggTTTGAATTATCGGTTTGTTTTTCGCGCGGGCGATCAATGCATGtgctcttcctctctttttcccttgttgGACGACCAAACTTGGATCTTTGCGATTCCTTAACATTTTGTGCGGGTGAAATGGCACGCATTCCACCAAATAAACCCAGTAAACATCGACGGAATCCGGAAGAAAGGGCAACGACAATTCAGGTCAGATAATCAGCATTCGCCACAAAGATACACGCCAGTGACATGATTCAACCTCAGACAGTCTCCGAAAGGGTTAATCGGTGAAGacttcatggcaaaaatagagaCCTTCTTCAAAACGTAAAGGGAGTTCTACGAATGTTTGGAACAAAGGGTGGCCTGGCCGAACAGCTACATTTAGCGAATGGGCGGGAAGATTCAAAAGATCCGAAAAGCAAAAGACTGCCGGAGGAGTTTTCGGTAAGTCGTCATCTTACTTACAAACCTGATTTAAgtttaaatggcttaaaattttaaagttttgttcccttgttccccgcccaatttactttcaaacttgaacccagctttttgctccctaaaattgtttatgtcgCCTTGTTCCTaagacattttgtcatttttcctctgttccccagttcaaaatagccatcttccctcgtttcccaaaacgccaaggagggcctcagcacagtcattacttttgcagacctactcccttagtaatttcactttatattgtattaaggccatttaaggcaataacaataataacgaatagggaattacatgtaatatatgGATCTCTGTATACCCAGCCCCTTATTCGCCACTTGCagatgccttgttcttcaaacgatgtcaCTACAAGGGCACAATAGTGGCCGGTTATTCTGTAGTTACTCCCTTGTCACCTgtataactacatgtaccttcactgGTTTCTCATGCACGAGGAGCCAGAGCAAGCTAAATTTTGGACTGGGAGCTTAATAAGATTACTCCTTTGACACTAGATTTCACTGAAAGGTCAGTTACACTTCAGAAGAAACTTCCTGGGAGATTATCTCACTTTTGCCTC
Encoded here:
- the LOC137967876 gene encoding protein unc-13 homolog C-like — protein: MAVYFGQFLSKRKTRSSASSDESSLSPEIKKTKQYSSPTHHEDEIMTALSMTQDVGATLQAILAKLEKLDSIESAVKKIEANLENLEKRTQRLEDLQTTTNKDIDDLKEGINFTGQQLKEKTEAAEKAHRLYETQLAELTTKCQKTEVLLEEVHTKNLYLEAYSRRENIKFTNIVESTEIGDRSGENTEEVLRNFLERDLGYRDARSVEIQRVHRIGKSKDGNPRPILARFLRYKDCEQIFKLGHRLKGTNFQMFRDLPRDIITRRKVQMDAFKDARRNGVAASFSQSQPDKLYIKGKLWPVGQKFTV